The following is a genomic window from Prevotella sp. E13-17.
TCAGTTTCACGCAGCGGAAACCTTGTTTCAGTTTCGCTTCCATGCGACTGAGCATCTCTTCGTAGGTTCCCATCCAAACTAACCCGTTGATGGTAATACCTTTCTCACCTCTTGAGAAAGGTGTGTCAAACAACTGACCGTCTCTGTCTTTCTTCTTTGCTTCCAGATCGAGCAGGGCTGTCTCCATGCCGAATAGCATCGAGGGATAGTCACGCATAGCCTCGTAAGGAATCTCACCACTGTTCATGAGCTCATCGCAGAAGTGCTGCAACGTCTCTTCGTACTTGTCATCAGGCAGAGCATCGCAACTAAGGTCGGGCAGCGGTGCGCACTCGCCCACACCACACTGTTCGCCATCAGCGATGGTCACCAGCCACGACTTGCGCTCGGTATAGACACCACGCGATGTACCTGCCGGCTGTTTGAAGTGGAATATGCGTTTTGCAATACTTATCTTGTACATATTAACTATTTGTTTTTAAGACATAATAACTGGTATTAAAGACATAATAACTTTTTTTAAAGACATAATAACAAACGAACAAACTTTTTTTAAAGACATAATCGCTCGGCTCTGCCGCTTTCACCAAGCGAAGCGACTGAAAGAACAAACGAACATACTTTTTTTACGAACATACTATTTTTCAAAGCGTTTACGATAGACGCGGAATTTGCGTTTGAATTGTATTTCTTCTGAGCCAAAGTTGATGAGCAGTCCATTGTCGATGCCTGTTGCAGTCAGGTAGTTTACGAGCTGTAGTTCGTGGGCCACATGTAATGAATTGACTGCCTTTAGTTCCAATATCAATTGCTTTTCCACAACGATATCAGCTTTATAATCTCCCACTACAATTCCGTCGTAATACACAGAGATTGGACGTTCTACCTCATAGCCCAGATTATTCTTACGCAACTCTATCAACATAGCATTTTTATAGACAGCCTCTAGATATCCAGGACCTAACTGCCTACGCACCTTTCCAGCGCAGTCCATCACCCGTTTTATCAGTAATTCACCGTCCATCATCGTATATCAATATATATATACATAAAACAATATTCGTAAAAGAAAGTTTGTTCGTAAAAAGAAAGTTTGTTCGTAAAAAGAAAGTTTGTTCGTAAAAAAAGTATGTTCGTTTGTTATTATGTCTTTAATACCAGTTATTATGTCTTTAAAACCCGTTATTCTGTCTTCAAGGAATTTTGGGATATTTATCGAAGTCTGGCTTACGTTTCTCCAGGAAAGCCTTGCCTCCTTCCTGAGCCTCGTCAAGGAAATAATAAAGCATGGTACAGTCGCCAGCCAATTGCTGGATACCAGCCTGTCCGTCGAGTTCAGCATTCAATCCTGCCTTAATCATTCGCAGAGCGATAGGCGAACGCTCCATCATCGTCTCAGCCCAGCTGACGCACTCGTCTTCCAGCTGTTCGATGGGCACGACCTTGTTTACCATACCCATCTCTTCAGCTTCCTTAGCAGAGTACTGTCGACACATAAACCAAATCTCACGTGCTTTTTTCTGACCAACGATGCGAGCCAGATAGCTGGAACCAAAGCCTGCATCGAAAGAACCCACCTTAGGACCTGTCTGTCCAAAGATGGCGTTCTCAGAAGCAATCGTCAAATCGCACACCAAGTGAAGAACATGTCCTCCACCAATGGCATAGCCATTCACCATTGCAATGACGGGCTTAGGCAGTCGGCGTATCTGCATCTGCACATCGAGCACGCTCAGACGAGGCACACCTTCATCATCAATATAGCCACCACGCCCTTTCACGTGCATGTCACCTCCTGAGCAAAAAGCATGCTTCACGTCGGCCAGCGTCTTTCCCTCTGGCACCTCGCTCATGGCGCCTGTCAGCAGCACCACGCGAATGTTCTGCATCTCTCGGCAGGCAGCAAACGCCTGACTCAGTTCCAAAGTCGTCTTTGGTGTGAACGCATTACGATAGCGCGGACGGTTTATGGTAATCTTTGCGATACCATTAAACTCTTCGAACAGTATCTCGTCGAATTTCCTAATCTCTTTCCATTCTCTCTGTGTCATATCTCTTGTTTTCGTTTAATGTTCAACGAGCAAAATTACAAAGAAAAAATGAGCAAACCATCAGGTTTGCCCACTTTCTTTTATTATTATACTAGAGATTATAACGACTCTCTATGACTTTCCAATCTATTATCTGCCAAAGA
Proteins encoded in this region:
- a CDS encoding GxxExxY protein; protein product: MDGELLIKRVMDCAGKVRRQLGPGYLEAVYKNAMLIELRKNNLGYEVERPISVYYDGIVVGDYKADIVVEKQLILELKAVNSLHVAHELQLVNYLTATGIDNGLLINFGSEEIQFKRKFRVYRKRFEK
- the menB gene encoding 1,4-dihydroxy-2-naphthoyl-CoA synthase gives rise to the protein MTQREWKEIRKFDEILFEEFNGIAKITINRPRYRNAFTPKTTLELSQAFAACREMQNIRVVLLTGAMSEVPEGKTLADVKHAFCSGGDMHVKGRGGYIDDEGVPRLSVLDVQMQIRRLPKPVIAMVNGYAIGGGHVLHLVCDLTIASENAIFGQTGPKVGSFDAGFGSSYLARIVGQKKAREIWFMCRQYSAKEAEEMGMVNKVVPIEQLEDECVSWAETMMERSPIALRMIKAGLNAELDGQAGIQQLAGDCTMLYYFLDEAQEGGKAFLEKRKPDFDKYPKIP